One genomic window of Ruminococcus gauvreauii includes the following:
- a CDS encoding DUF305 domain-containing protein: MKKYLFITILTCMMLFLFGCEKKDDSKLESYLTEEKGYMDLMMENMDNVEDTGNASLDFLYGMIPHHEAAIDMSRSYLKHAGDKARFSEMANDIISAQDQEIDQMNDMIKRIEKSGRTDFDQEQDYLEKYNKMMLEHHEGHSDTNAGDLDTAFAMGMSMHHQMAIDMAEAIVYNTEDEEVIEFARNIISLQKQEMEEMQKYLDGEGHAH; the protein is encoded by the coding sequence ATGAAGAAATATTTATTTATTACCATATTGACCTGTATGATGCTTTTTCTGTTTGGGTGTGAGAAAAAAGATGACAGTAAACTGGAATCCTACCTCACGGAAGAAAAGGGATACATGGATCTGATGATGGAAAATATGGACAATGTGGAAGACACCGGCAACGCATCTCTTGACTTTCTGTACGGGATGATTCCACACCACGAGGCCGCGATTGATATGTCGAGGAGTTACCTGAAGCATGCCGGAGATAAAGCAAGATTCAGTGAGATGGCGAATGATATCATCAGTGCACAGGATCAGGAAATTGATCAGATGAACGATATGATAAAAAGAATCGAAAAATCCGGCCGGACGGATTTTGATCAGGAACAGGATTACCTTGAGAAATACAATAAAATGATGCTGGAGCATCACGAAGGCCATAGCGATACAAATGCGGGGGATCTGGACACTGCTTTTGCCATGGGAATGTCCATGCATCATCAGATGGCAATTGATATGGCTGAGGCGATCGTGTACAACACAGAAGATGAGGAAGTCATAGAGTTTGCCAGGAATATTATCTCACTGCAGAAACAGGAGATGGAAGAGATGCAGAAGTATCTGGACGGTGAGGGACATGCACATTAA
- the deoC gene encoding deoxyribose-phosphate aldolase translates to MKTLELLHYVDHTQLKAYALWTDIEKLCEEAIKYQTASVCIPPCYIARVHEKYKDKINICTVVGFPLGYSVMEAKVAEAKKALTDGAAEIDMVVNITDVKNGDYDKVEKEIAALKEAVGDKILKVIIETCYLTEDEKIAMCKAVTNAGADYIKTSTGFGTGGATMEDVELFKKYIGPGVKIKAAGGVRTVDDLQAFIDAGCSRVGTSSAVKLVTESL, encoded by the coding sequence ATGAAAACGTTGGAATTATTGCATTATGTGGATCATACACAGTTGAAGGCATATGCATTGTGGACAGATATTGAAAAATTATGTGAGGAGGCGATCAAATACCAGACGGCAAGCGTCTGTATTCCGCCGTGTTATATTGCACGAGTTCATGAAAAATACAAAGATAAGATTAACATCTGCACGGTTGTGGGATTTCCGCTGGGTTATTCCGTGATGGAAGCAAAGGTTGCAGAGGCAAAAAAAGCGCTGACGGACGGAGCTGCTGAGATCGATATGGTCGTCAATATCACTGATGTGAAAAATGGTGACTATGATAAGGTGGAAAAAGAAATTGCCGCACTGAAGGAAGCGGTGGGAGATAAGATTCTGAAGGTTATCATAGAGACATGTTACCTGACGGAGGATGAGAAGATCGCCATGTGTAAGGCTGTGACGAATGCGGGCGCCGATTATATCAAGACGTCTACCGGATTTGGAACGGGCGGCGCCACCATGGAAGATGTGGAACTGTTTAAGAAGTATATCGGTCCCGGTGTGAAGATCAAGGCGGCGGGAGGAGTTCGCACCGTCGATGACCTTCAGGCATTTATTGACGCCGGATGCAGCCGCGTGGGAACCAGCTCTGCCGTGAAGCTCGTCACGGAGAGTCTGTAA